In one Halictus rubicundus isolate RS-2024b chromosome 14, iyHalRubi1_principal, whole genome shotgun sequence genomic region, the following are encoded:
- the Orc3 gene encoding origin recognition complex subunit 3 isoform X2, translating to MFTRIVSTLEPITKHTAVIWSRDSNNTKNIMEETIYQLLNSDETSEEDSQIKKSHCTMRALKNWYHEHCEPDVPLVIIITDFESSSPRVLHDFISVLSSYSSSMKFILIFGIATTLHAIHRSLSYDVTSKLNVQVFHSPTQINILSDVVENIVFCTDIPFKLTGRAIQLLTDIFLFYDFSVENFLYGYKICMIQHFYANNVNSLCCKPNEIKNRISSLTNDYLAEIKKLPSIQNYIKRLQKESDEKQIDNNKFKEILTQLLSQFHQYMHRFLIVLRCLHDFMAPLPNSPMGKQLREFYTKAVYTNHLRESPEYKECMQLLGFLSKSELVSKLTSLITIIKRSKDPILKTIRTDLEAHVATIEAASLEADTASKEILPTGVKLKRHQLKEKLLKMSQTHSRSPYKQAQMDVIDYLDQKVFDKFLINPNHVPANEIFCFSDGALAKQHIRGSLRAAIHTGLNDPRAYLNCECCKLENDDAIPSSLPDLSIIYKLHLESRKLINMYDWLQAFLIIVDPKSGAGEQRDVDPSLQARFTQAVAELEFLGFIKSSRKKTDHVKRLM from the exons ATGTTTACAAGAATAGTTTCCACACTGGAACCGATAACAAAACACACAGCAGTTATATGGAGTAGAGATTCGAACAATACAAAGAACATTATGGAAGAAACAATTTATCAACTGCTAAACAGCGATGAAACA AGCGAAGAAGACTCACAAATTAAGAAAAGTCATTGTACAATGCGTGCCTTGAAAAATTGGTATCACGAACACTGCGAACCAGATGTTCCACTAGTGATAATTATAACTGATTTTGAAAGCTCTTCTCCTAGAGTATTACACGACTTCATTTCAGTACTTAG TTCTTACTCGAGTTCAATGAAGTTCATTCTCATATTTGGCATTGCTACTACGTTGCATGCTATTCACAGATCCTTGTCTTACGATGTTACCTCAAAGTTGAATGTGCAG GTGTTCCACTCACCAACACAAATAAACATTTTATCCGATGTGGTGGAAAATATTGTTTTCTGTACAGATATACCATTTAAATTAACAGGTCGAGCGATTCAGTTGTTAACAGATATATTTCTGTTTTATGATTTTTCAGTGGAGAACTTTTTATACGGTTACAAG ATATGTATGATCcaacatttttatgcaaataatGTGAACTCTCTTTGTTGCAAACCAAACGAGATAAAGAATAGAATTTCCTCCTTGACCAATGACTATTTAGCAGAGATAAAAAAGCTACCTTCGATACAAAACTATATTAAACGATTGCAAAAAGAGAGTGATGAAAAACAGATCGACAATAACAAATTCAAG GAAATATTAACACAACTATTGAGCCAATTTCACCAATACATGCATCGGTTTTTAATTGTTCTGAGGTGTCTACACGATTTCATGGCACCGTTGCCAAATTCCCCAATGGGCAAACAG CTGCGCGAATTTTACACGAAAGCAGTATACACGAACCACCTGAGGGAATCGCCAGAGTACAAAGAGTGCATGCAACTGTTAGGCTTCTTGTCGAAGTCAGAGCTGGTCTCTAAATTGACTTCCTTAATTACGATCATAAAACGTTCTAAGGACCCGATTTTAAAAACGATAAGAACAGATCTCGAAGCTCATGTCGCAACAATCGAGGCAGCCAGCTTGGAAGCGGACACAGCATCCAAAGAAATTCTTCCGACCGGCGTGAAGCTGAAGCGACATCAATTGAAAGAG AAACTGCTGAAAATGTCTCAGACCCATTCTCGCTCGCCCTACAAGCAGGCTCAGATGGATGTGATTGATTATCTCGATCAGAAAGTATTCGATAAGTTTTTGATCAATCCTAATCACGTGCCAGCGAATGAGATATTTTGCTTCAGCGATGGTGCTTTGGCTAAACAGCATATTAGAGGGTCTCTGAGAGCTGCGATTCACACTGGGCTGAATGATCCTCGGGCTTACTTGAAC TGCGAGTGCTGCAAATTGGAGAACGACGACGCCATCCCGTCCAGCCTGCCCGACCTCAGTATAATTTACAAACTTCACTTGGAATCCAGGAAGCTGATCAATATGTACGACTGGCTGCAG GCGTTCTTGATCATCGTGGACCCGAAGAGCGGCGCAGGGGAGCAACGGGACGTGGACCCGTCGCTACA AGCTCGTTTTACTCAAGCGGTCGCCGAGCTCGAGTTTCTCGGTTTCATCAAGAGCTCCAGAAAGAAAACGGATCACGTAAAGCGGCTCATGTGA
- the Orc3 gene encoding origin recognition complex subunit 3 isoform X1 — MDNVSVSKGVFAHKGKYKIGDRRTKFHPPDYYDEPWHLAYEECWTSIQKATEHIRSTMFQQILKDLSSFVSKVKERPLQSLENEIQTAIVLTGVNVPDHAIMFTRIVSTLEPITKHTAVIWSRDSNNTKNIMEETIYQLLNSDETSEEDSQIKKSHCTMRALKNWYHEHCEPDVPLVIIITDFESSSPRVLHDFISVLSSYSSSMKFILIFGIATTLHAIHRSLSYDVTSKLNVQVFHSPTQINILSDVVENIVFCTDIPFKLTGRAIQLLTDIFLFYDFSVENFLYGYKICMIQHFYANNVNSLCCKPNEIKNRISSLTNDYLAEIKKLPSIQNYIKRLQKESDEKQIDNNKFKEILTQLLSQFHQYMHRFLIVLRCLHDFMAPLPNSPMGKQLREFYTKAVYTNHLRESPEYKECMQLLGFLSKSELVSKLTSLITIIKRSKDPILKTIRTDLEAHVATIEAASLEADTASKEILPTGVKLKRHQLKEKLLKMSQTHSRSPYKQAQMDVIDYLDQKVFDKFLINPNHVPANEIFCFSDGALAKQHIRGSLRAAIHTGLNDPRAYLNCECCKLENDDAIPSSLPDLSIIYKLHLESRKLINMYDWLQAFLIIVDPKSGAGEQRDVDPSLQARFTQAVAELEFLGFIKSSRKKTDHVKRLM, encoded by the exons aTGGACAACGTTTCCGTGTCGAAG GGTGTGTTCGCACACAAAGGTAAATACAAAATTGGCGATAGAAGGACAAAGTTCCATCCTCCAGATTATTACGATGAACCTTGGCATCTTGCTTATGAAGAATGTTGGACAAGCATTCAGAAAGCCACAGAG CACATAAGATCCACTATGTTCCAACAAATACTTAAGGATTTATCGTCTTTCGTTTCCAAAGTTAAAGAGAGACCATTACAGAGTCTGGAAAATGAAATTCAGACAGCTATTGTGTTAACAG GAGTGAATGTACCTGATCATGCGATAATGTTTACAAGAATAGTTTCCACACTGGAACCGATAACAAAACACACAGCAGTTATATGGAGTAGAGATTCGAACAATACAAAGAACATTATGGAAGAAACAATTTATCAACTGCTAAACAGCGATGAAACA AGCGAAGAAGACTCACAAATTAAGAAAAGTCATTGTACAATGCGTGCCTTGAAAAATTGGTATCACGAACACTGCGAACCAGATGTTCCACTAGTGATAATTATAACTGATTTTGAAAGCTCTTCTCCTAGAGTATTACACGACTTCATTTCAGTACTTAG TTCTTACTCGAGTTCAATGAAGTTCATTCTCATATTTGGCATTGCTACTACGTTGCATGCTATTCACAGATCCTTGTCTTACGATGTTACCTCAAAGTTGAATGTGCAG GTGTTCCACTCACCAACACAAATAAACATTTTATCCGATGTGGTGGAAAATATTGTTTTCTGTACAGATATACCATTTAAATTAACAGGTCGAGCGATTCAGTTGTTAACAGATATATTTCTGTTTTATGATTTTTCAGTGGAGAACTTTTTATACGGTTACAAG ATATGTATGATCcaacatttttatgcaaataatGTGAACTCTCTTTGTTGCAAACCAAACGAGATAAAGAATAGAATTTCCTCCTTGACCAATGACTATTTAGCAGAGATAAAAAAGCTACCTTCGATACAAAACTATATTAAACGATTGCAAAAAGAGAGTGATGAAAAACAGATCGACAATAACAAATTCAAG GAAATATTAACACAACTATTGAGCCAATTTCACCAATACATGCATCGGTTTTTAATTGTTCTGAGGTGTCTACACGATTTCATGGCACCGTTGCCAAATTCCCCAATGGGCAAACAG CTGCGCGAATTTTACACGAAAGCAGTATACACGAACCACCTGAGGGAATCGCCAGAGTACAAAGAGTGCATGCAACTGTTAGGCTTCTTGTCGAAGTCAGAGCTGGTCTCTAAATTGACTTCCTTAATTACGATCATAAAACGTTCTAAGGACCCGATTTTAAAAACGATAAGAACAGATCTCGAAGCTCATGTCGCAACAATCGAGGCAGCCAGCTTGGAAGCGGACACAGCATCCAAAGAAATTCTTCCGACCGGCGTGAAGCTGAAGCGACATCAATTGAAAGAG AAACTGCTGAAAATGTCTCAGACCCATTCTCGCTCGCCCTACAAGCAGGCTCAGATGGATGTGATTGATTATCTCGATCAGAAAGTATTCGATAAGTTTTTGATCAATCCTAATCACGTGCCAGCGAATGAGATATTTTGCTTCAGCGATGGTGCTTTGGCTAAACAGCATATTAGAGGGTCTCTGAGAGCTGCGATTCACACTGGGCTGAATGATCCTCGGGCTTACTTGAAC TGCGAGTGCTGCAAATTGGAGAACGACGACGCCATCCCGTCCAGCCTGCCCGACCTCAGTATAATTTACAAACTTCACTTGGAATCCAGGAAGCTGATCAATATGTACGACTGGCTGCAG GCGTTCTTGATCATCGTGGACCCGAAGAGCGGCGCAGGGGAGCAACGGGACGTGGACCCGTCGCTACA AGCTCGTTTTACTCAAGCGGTCGCCGAGCTCGAGTTTCTCGGTTTCATCAAGAGCTCCAGAAAGAAAACGGATCACGTAAAGCGGCTCATGTGA